tttaattgtggtccaaaccggaccatatcttgatatcgctctaatagcagagcaaatcttttcttatatccttttttatgcctaagaagagatgccgggaaaagaactcgacaaatgcgatccatggtggagggtatataagattcgggccggccgaacttagcacgcttttacttgttatttgatacccatattgtccttatcggtccacttttgattttgggtggtgtttttggggttgcggTGCAGGGTCCGACCCCTTCCGttctcaataaattataaatcctattcctggccatattcgtaatctactccggaatacctttcatttgaatccaagattgtcatgatcgtcaaataaacctattttaaggggttttggggctgggacgaccccccaggtacttggagccaacttttattatgaaattcgtactctactcttgaatgcctttcatttgaatcctatattatTCCGATCAGATCGCTTTTATTTttcggtagtacttttggggtaagggggagggtccgcccccctcgcgatatcaaaaatttatatagcctatgtttccttccagaccagtctacatacacaatctgtgaaaatttcaaggtaatcggttccgccgtttttgagtctatacagaacaaataaacaaacacaaattgaattttatagcGTCCCTGAAGAATGAAAAGCGTTCCTGCTTTCAGCAAAAAagacttctaaccaaagacgaaacgcgtcccatagtggttggtgtgtgttgctatctctgacTTTCCATTACCATTTTGCAAAGAtaatctccgatcattaagctcgtctccaaagagaaacaaacaaaaacttagATTAGTCAGAGTCTCTGACTCATCTCCGTCAAATTTTCCTTTTAAAATAAGTAACCCAATTTCTAAAAAAAGGTTTTGATTCGATTCcacattaattaattaaaaacagaCATTAGaggaagtaaaaaataaaaaaccattTCTTATTGTGTGATTCCCACGAACAAAGggtattttttcttatttaaaaaCAGAATGGGTATTGATGTTCAATGCCTATAAAAGTTAAAGCCAAAACCCAATGCTACATCAGTTCTTAACGAAACTCAAGTTAAAGCAAAGCTTAAAGCTACAGTTCTATTTGAATATAAACTTTTCAAAAAGTATTATCGAAACAATGAAAGTTTTGCTATTCGTTGCCTTTGTGTTGGCTATCTTTGTTACACAAGGTGAAGCCGGTTGGTTAAGAgattttggaaagaaaattgTAAGTAGTTATATTCAGAATAAGTGTCCtgaaaatatcttttatttatcaactaaattttaatttaattttttaattgcaggAACGTGTTGGTCAACATACTCGCGATGCCACCCTTCAAGTTATTGATATTGCCCAAAAGGCTGCAAATGTTGCTGAAACATTTAAAGGATGATTATGAAGCAGACTGATTTTTTAGGATAACAAATTT
This Stomoxys calcitrans chromosome 2, idStoCalc2.1, whole genome shotgun sequence DNA region includes the following protein-coding sequences:
- the LOC106086081 gene encoding cecropin-A2-like, whose amino-acid sequence is MLHQFLTKLKLKQSLKLQFYLNINFSKSIIETMKVLLFVAFVLAIFVTQGEAGWLRDFGKKIERVGQHTRDATLQVIDIAQKAANVAETFKG